The DNA sequence GCACCGGCTCGTTGGTCGTCAGTCCCGTCTCGGCCTCAAGAAGCCGCTTGTAGCTGATAAAGCGGAAAACGCCGGCACTCACCTCCCGCGAAAGAACCGTTTTGGTGGTAGTCACCGATTTGAGGATGCGTCCACTGCGAACGTCCACCGCCCGCAGACAGACAGTGATCCGGTCCTTGCGGCACTCGGTGGCACCGCCGACGCCGAAGTATTTGCCTCCCAGTCCTCCGGTGACGATGTTGGTATCATAACCAATGACTCCGCCTTCTATAATAACGTTGGCCATATCCAGGGGGGGCAGAGTTTGTGCCAGATCCTGCCCCTGTTTTTCCAGGGCGGCACGGATGATCTTGCGTTCGGTAAGCAGGTTCTGCAGGCCCTCGCGCTCCACCGGAATGAACCAACCTGAATCCTTGAGAGTCTGATTGAGGACCGCCGTTGACCCCTGAGTCACAGCGGTGGAAAAGGAACTGACGTTGGGAAGGGGCTTGTATTGCCAGGTCTGGTCGCGAAAATTGTAGACGGCCACCTTGATCTTGCCCTTGGGGGCGGGCAGGGCAATCAGGTCCCGATACGTCGGCGTGACCGATGCCACTCGGGCGGGCTGAATGAAGGGGCTGCAACCGGCGAGCAACAGCAGGATCATGCAAAGAGCCGATACCCTGACGGGGAGGTACTGCAAAAACATGTGGAAACTCCAGATCAGTAGAGTTGCGGAACCTCGATGGTGGTTTCGTTGCCCGTGCCGACATCGGTGATGGTCACCG is a window from the Desulfuromonas sp. genome containing:
- a CDS encoding CsgG/HfaB family protein, encoding MFLQYLPVRVSALCMILLLLAGCSPFIQPARVASVTPTYRDLIALPAPKGKIKVAVYNFRDQTWQYKPLPNVSSFSTAVTQGSTAVLNQTLKDSGWFIPVEREGLQNLLTERKIIRAALEKQGQDLAQTLPPLDMANVIIEGGVIGYDTNIVTGGLGGKYFGVGGATECRKDRITVCLRAVDVRSGRILKSVTTTKTVLSREVSAGVFRFISYKRLLEAETGLTTNEPVHLAVTGAIEKAVVGLVVEGILDGIWALEDPGEMQTPVIQDYLAEAEDANRFLTAREDPLGDEG